A part of Primulina eburnea isolate SZY01 chromosome 10, ASM2296580v1, whole genome shotgun sequence genomic DNA contains:
- the LOC140842275 gene encoding uncharacterized protein isoform X4 — MVDGLFKSYQGVEPVYESKTFLALGSEEEETLIRLHWFFPFLIKEAVVTAESTHRLQNYQYRCKFMRKLSSWFWCANIGAYRPIAHILDLGET, encoded by the exons ATGGTGGATGGGCTATTCAAGTCATACCAAGGTGTTGAACCCGTTTACGaatccaaaacatttttagcTTTAG GTTCTGAAGAAGAAGAGACCTTGATTCGGTTGCATTGGTTTTTCCCTTTTCTTAT CAAAGAAGCTGTAGTGACTGCAGAAAGCACTCATAGGCTGcagaattatcagtatcgcTGCAAATTTATGCGAAAACTAAGTTCATGGTTTTGGTGTGCGAATATCGGTGCCTATAGACCTATTGCTCACATCCTGGATTTAGGTGAAACTTGA
- the LOC140842275 gene encoding uncharacterized protein isoform X3, which translates to MNLTMISPSCFGCNHSHYFPTAFIVFCQQFLPRQSYRRPELHRGLGSILHFRFEHGEPIRFEHGEPHGISQKSQQKAMVDGLFKSYQGVEPVYESKTFLALGSEEEETLIRLHWFFPFLIKEAVVTAESTHRLQNYQYRCKFMRKLSSWFWCANIGAYRPIAHILDLGET; encoded by the exons ATGaatctcaccatgatttctcCTTCCTGTTTTGGTTGCAATCACTCTCATTACTTTCCTACTGCGTTCATTGTTTTCTGCCAACAGTTCTTACCTCGGCAATCTTATCGACGTCCGGAACTCCACCGAGGACTGGGGAGTATATTGCATTTTCGATTCGAACACGGAGAACCCATTCGATTCGAACACGGAGAACCTCACGGGATCTCTCAGAAGTCGCAACAAAAG GCTATGGTGGATGGGCTATTCAAGTCATACCAAGGTGTTGAACCCGTTTACGaatccaaaacatttttagcTTTAG GTTCTGAAGAAGAAGAGACCTTGATTCGGTTGCATTGGTTTTTCCCTTTTCTTAT CAAAGAAGCTGTAGTGACTGCAGAAAGCACTCATAGGCTGcagaattatcagtatcgcTGCAAATTTATGCGAAAACTAAGTTCATGGTTTTGGTGTGCGAATATCGGTGCCTATAGACCTATTGCTCACATCCTGGATTTAGGTGAAACTTGA
- the LOC140842275 gene encoding gibberellin receptor GID1A-like isoform X2 encodes MNLTMISPSCFGCNHSHYFPTAFIVFCQQFLPRQSYRRPELHRGLGSILHFRFEHGEPIRFEHGEPHGISQKSQQKMVVPLNTWILISNFKLAYNLLRRPDGTFNRELNEFLDRKVSANANPVDGVYSFDVRVVPLNTWILISNFKLAYNFLRRPDGTFNRELNEFLDRKVPANANPVDGVYCFDVQRSCSDCRKHS; translated from the exons ATGaatctcaccatgatttctcCTTCCTGTTTTGGTTGCAATCACTCTCATTACTTTCCTACTGCGTTCATTGTTTTCTGCCAACAGTTCTTACCTCGGCAATCTTATCGACGTCCGGAACTCCACCGAGGACTGGGGAGTATATTGCATTTTCGATTCGAACACGGAGAACCCATTCGATTCGAACACGGAGAACCTCACGGGATCTCTCAGAAGTCGCAACAAAAG ATGGTGGTTCCACTTAATACATGGATCCTCATATCAAATTTCAAGCTTGCTTATAATTTGCTTCGGCGTCCTGATGGCACTTTCAACCGTGAATTAAACGAGTTTCTTGACCGAAAAGTGTCAGCCAATGCCAATCCTGTTGATGGAGTTTACTCTTTCGATGTT AGGGTGGTTCCACTTAATACATGGATCCTCATATCAAATTTCAAGCTTGCTTATAATTTTCTTCGGCGTCCTGATGGCACTTTCAACCGTGAATTAAACGAGTTTCTTGACCGAAAAGTGCCAGCCAATGCCAATCCCGTTGATGGAGTTTACTGTTTCGATGTT CAAAGAAGCTGTAGTGACTGCAGAAAGCACTCATAG
- the LOC140842275 gene encoding uncharacterized protein isoform X1: MNLTMISPSCFGCNHSHYFPTAFIVFCQQFLPRQSYRRPELHRGLGSILHFRFEHGEPIRFEHGEPHGISQKSQQKMVVPLNTWILISNFKLAYNLLRRPDGTFNRELNEFLDRKVSANANPVDGVYSFDVVRHTCFSRVVPLNTWILISNFKLAYNFLRRPDGTFNRELNEFLDRKVPANANPVDGVYCFDVQRSCSDCRKHS; the protein is encoded by the exons ATGaatctcaccatgatttctcCTTCCTGTTTTGGTTGCAATCACTCTCATTACTTTCCTACTGCGTTCATTGTTTTCTGCCAACAGTTCTTACCTCGGCAATCTTATCGACGTCCGGAACTCCACCGAGGACTGGGGAGTATATTGCATTTTCGATTCGAACACGGAGAACCCATTCGATTCGAACACGGAGAACCTCACGGGATCTCTCAGAAGTCGCAACAAAAG ATGGTGGTTCCACTTAATACATGGATCCTCATATCAAATTTCAAGCTTGCTTATAATTTGCTTCGGCGTCCTGATGGCACTTTCAACCGTGAATTAAACGAGTTTCTTGACCGAAAAGTGTCAGCCAATGCCAATCCTGTTGATGGAGTTTACTCTTTCGATGTTGTACGACACACATGCTTCTCA AGGGTGGTTCCACTTAATACATGGATCCTCATATCAAATTTCAAGCTTGCTTATAATTTTCTTCGGCGTCCTGATGGCACTTTCAACCGTGAATTAAACGAGTTTCTTGACCGAAAAGTGCCAGCCAATGCCAATCCCGTTGATGGAGTTTACTGTTTCGATGTT CAAAGAAGCTGTAGTGACTGCAGAAAGCACTCATAG
- the LOC140842276 gene encoding gibberellin receptor GID1B-like, with protein MAGSNEVNANESKRVVPLNTWILISNFKLAYNLLRRPDGTFNRELNEFLDRKVPANANPVDGVYSFDVVDRATSLLNRVYLAASDNDTQWGIVELEKPLSATEIVPVILFFHGGSFVHSSANSAIYDTFCRRLVNTCKAAVVSVNYRRSPEHRYPCAYDDGWAALKWVHSRSWLRSGKNSKVHVYLAGDSSGGNIVHHVAIRAAEEDVEVLGTILLHPLFGGEERTESETRLDGKYFVRIQDRDWYWRAYLPEGEDRDHPACNVFGPRSKTLKELNFPKSLVVVAGLDLLQDWQLRYVEGLKKSGKEVNLLYLEKATIGFYFLPNNDHFQCLMDEIKSFIHPNC; from the exons ATGGCTGGTAGTAATGAAGTAAATGCTAATGAATCAAAG AGGGTGGTTCCACTTAATACATGGATCCTCATATCAAATTTCAAGCTTGCTTATAATTTGCTTCGGCGTCCTGATGGCACTTTCAACCGTGAATTAAACGAGTTTCTTGACCGAAAAGTGCCAGCCAATGCCAATCCTGTTGATGGAGTTTACTCTTTCGATGTTGTAGATCGTGCAACAAGCCTCCTTAACCGTGTTTATTTGGCGGCTAGTGATAATGATACTCAATGGGGGATTGTGGAACTTGAAAAGCCGTTGAGTGCTACTGAAATTGTACCTGTAATCTTATTCTTTCATGGGGGAAGCTTTGTTCATTCCTCAGCCAATAGTGCTATCTATGACACATTCTGTCGTCGCCTTGTAAACACTTGCAAGGCTGCTGTGGTCTCTGTAAATTACCGCAGATCCCCAGAGCATCGATACCCGTGTGCATATGATGATGGATGGGCAGCTCTCAAGTGGGTTCATTCAAGATCATGGCTTAGAAGTGGGAAGAACTCGAAAGTTCATGTGTATTTGGCAGGGGATAGTTCCGGTGGTAATATTGTCCATCATGTTGCTATTCGGGCTGCAGAAGAGGACGTGGAGGTGTTGGGCACTATTCTTCTTCATCCACTGTTTGGTGGGGAAGAAAGAACTGAATCCGAGACAAGATTGGACGGGAAATACTTTGTCAGGATTCAGGACCGTGATTGGTACTGGAGAGCATACTTACCTGAAGGAGAAGATAGGGACCATCCTGCATGCAACGTGTTTGGGCCGAGGAGCAAAACCCTCAAAGAACTCAACTTTCCGAAAAGTTTGGTAGTTGTGGCTGGGTTGGATCTGCTTCAAGATTGGCAACTACGCTATGTTGAGGGGCTCAAGAAATCCGGTAAAGAAGTGAATCTCCTGTATCTCGAAAAGGCAACAATCGGGTTCTATTTCTTGCCGAACAACGACCATTTCCAGTGTCTAATGGATGAGATTAAAAGCTTCATCCACCCTAACTGTTGA